Part of the Rhinolophus sinicus isolate RSC01 linkage group LG14, ASM3656204v1, whole genome shotgun sequence genome is shown below.
ctcagctaGTCACCTGGATGGGatgagttgtgttcaccaggttaatgtgcattgtggtttggtgccagtgctgagcctggagctactcagcaaaagtctgagAGCACACCAAGCTAGCCACTGCCCATCTGGGGCCTATGGACCTTTGATAGTTGTCGAAGAAATAGTGTGGGTGGAGCTGGCTGTTTGCTGAAAAAGTGCTTCCAGAGttgggagagttgggtggggcagggacccagggagtcaccagggtggagcgaGTGGAACTTACCATaccaattcaaattcaaatttggcCGTGGGCTTGGGGAGAGTGCTCAACATAGGAATGATGGTACGCGACTGCCAGCCACATGGAAGagggaccccacacagggaaaaatgcaactgtctctccagtcctcactctgaagccacacaactcagtttctccctgtatatCTCCAAGGCCCACCGAGTCACTGTCCTCCTGCTGGAGCCTAGGGTGAGTGTCaatgagcaagtgagtctgtgcatgggccctttaagaggatgtctgggtttcccacagtctTCCACCCAACAGTCAggatccctactgtttttcacagccaggtgttgtggggacttctgttcccagcaccagtactcacagctggggagctgggtgtggggctgggctCCCTCGTTCCTCTGGGTGCAACCCCCATGACTGAGATATCCGTCCTGATTCTCAGACAGAATCAGATATCcgtcctgattctcaaccaccacacaggtTTGATGTTGGCTTGTCTGggtctccacctctcctaccagtcttgacatggcttcttctttatgtcttagttataaaacttctattcagctagacttcagatggttctccaggttgattattctataatttagttgtaatttaaatgtggtcatgggaggattAAGCAGAATGTTTatccactctgccatcttggatctttccaaaatttttctggtttcttgaatagacatttattgctatgaatttccttcttagagCTGCTTTTGTTCCATCctataagttttggtatgttgtgtttccattttcttttgtgtcaaggttttttttgggttttgttttgtttttaaatttctcttgattttttcATTCACCCATTGGTTGTTCGATAGGGTTTTTTCTTTTGGCCAGGATCAGGTGAGGCAATGGTCTGACAGTGGTGAGATGAGACAGAAAAGCAGGTATTAATGACTAGAGCCATGATCACATTCCATCTGGTCCTCAGAGTATCAGTTCCCAATTCCTGTGATAAAGTACTCAgagtatttttcttctgaaacataGGTGGAGCttacttaaattttttatattcccTGCAATTCACCAGCAGCACAGATTGCTGTAAAAAAACTATGTTGGTGTTTGGTAGCAGTGTGAAGGACAGTAAGCAGGTTAATCTCTTTAGTTGGAGTAGGAGAAAAAAGGTACTGCCAGGAAGTCAACCTTGAACCTTGAACTGAGGTTAAGTTAGAAGGAAGCCTCTAGAGATCATTCCCCTCCCCATCTCCATTACCCTTTTCATCCTGTCATTTGCTTTCCTTGCTGAAACCCTTGTTCCTGCTTATGGTGACTTAGAATAGGGTTTATAATGTGGCAGGAAGAGGAGCTAAAGAATGGCAAGAGTCTCTAATGTATTACCAGTTTTCTtggtcacagtttttccccccaaatgtaGTAGttagagtcaataatattatttttgtttttaaagaataaaatgggaaTTCCTGAAGAATAATTTATgtttatgaattaaataaaagttttaaaaatttacaccGCTATTTAGTTATTCACATGTTAACAGTTTAAATGGTGGTTTATTTTGTATTGGGTCACTAGTTAagagttttttcctgtttttatcaGTAATTATTTAATGACTGTTAAATTTTACTCTAGGTTGTGTTACCTCATAGGAAAGTTTTAACTTATTTGATGTCTCCTACCCTgacccttttcacccacccctctTATGTTCCTTGTACTCTTTAGTAACTACTCTATATCAAGCATCACAGTTCTTTATAAGCCTGCAGATTCAATGAAGTGTGCTTCATGTTTCAGAGATGTATGATTCCTCCGATAACCTTGATTAGCAATCAAAAGTAGTCTTAAATTCTGATATTGTTTGTTAGGTTGAAACCTGAAGGTCTTTTTACCTTACAGAGTGTATGATTCTctgattttacattatttttccataGATGGCAATatgattgttcattttatttgtagacttttaaaaaattaatattccagGTATTGTACAAAGAACTTACTTTCTTAAATCATTTGACTGTAAGTCCGTACATTGCCCTCTCTTTAATACTGTTAGTGTACATTTCctacaaacaaaaatgttctatttaacatcactaaaatcaggaaatgaacaTTGATATATTCTTAACATCTAATCTTTAGATCTCATTCAAGTATTTGAATGAGATAGCCTTTCCACTAGATTCATTGTTTTTTACAATTCCCTTCTACGTGTTGAAATTTCTAATCTGATTATATGCCCACTTTTTCTGCTAGATTCTTTAACATGTTAAGCGTAGTTATTTTAAGGTTACTATCTGATAATTTAAACATTTGGATCTGGTTCTTTTGATTAAACAATCTCTTGGCAATGGGTTTTTTTCCTTGCCATTTTGTATGtcccataattttttaaatgaattctggGCATTGTTTGAACAAGAACAGTAGAGAATGTGGTAAATAGTATTTGTCACTGAAAATTGTCCTTTTTCTGTCAGGTAGttagggagtggggtgggggttaaTTCAATCTATTCAATAGTTGAACTGAGATTGGGGTTTGTGGTAGCTATAGTTACCTTCAGTTCAGCACACACTTCAAAATCCTCCTGCTGCCTTGTGCATATGTAGAACCTAGAGTGCCAGAGGGGTATTTCTCGATATTCCTACTGCACCCTGAATCCTACATGCCTGTGCCACAGAAGGGCTCTCTCTTCATGCTGCTACTTCTCCTCCAGGAAAAGGTGGCCTTTACTTTTAACTCCATGTGAGGCTTGCGGTAAGGATGGGGGTGGCGGGGGCACTCCTTAATATTCCTGGTTTAGCCAAAATCTTACACAGGCCCTGTAGGCCTGGGCCTTTCTCAATGGTCCTCTCACTTTTTCCTGTGGCAGGCAAACTTTGCCTTGTATAGATGGGGGTTTGAGGTTGGGAGCAAGTTTCCTGTCCTTCCTCCTGGTGATAGCAGATCTCTTCTGTGTGTCATGTCAGGACCATGGGCCTACCCTATTCCGCCCAGTGGAGATGCTTTGGCTTCTACCCTTCCCTGGTAATAGTGTATTTTTGCCTGAGACTGGGATGGTGGCGCGAGGCccgagagaggaggagggggaaaatgGAGCAGCACTGTCCCTTCCAGCATCAGTTGCATATGCCTTTTCCTTAGAAGGGGTGTCAGGGTTTGCTTTTACAAGAGAAGTTTCCAGGGAGTAAGTGGGGTTTTGGTCTCTGTACCCTTAGCAGGGGCTCTCTTGGGTCCCTTGACTGCCCTGCCCCTAATTTTTCTTGAGAGCAACCACTGAGGCCTGTGGAGAAATGTTGGTGAGTGAGTGTGGACTCTTGTTTGTATCTGGGGTGCCTAGGGATTCTACACTCAATACTCTTCCACGCTTGGcctttaattatttaacatttcagttgttttcttacCTACTTTTATGGCACCTACTGCTTCCTCCCAtactcagttttttctctgtcatCAGAGGGGCTTGTCACCTTTTGGAGCTCAGTACACCTGATTGAGAGAGTGACCTCAGTTTTCTGACATGCTGCTCTTTCCCATTCTTAGGGTGGAAGCAAAGTTCGCTTACAACTGCAGAGTTTATTCTAGTTTTTTCTTGTTCTGTAGTTGCAACCACCTTCTctaacagtgagaaacctggctgaCATTATTCTTAATATGTCGACTAATTTGATCAGTTCCCTCTGTTAATAAACAATCTGCCATCACTGCCACCATCCTCTTCCTCTCACAGGTAGCATCTTATCCCACTCGGGCTGTAATACCCTGTACCAGGCCACTTCCACGTCTGGATGTCATTCTCATTTTACTCAGGCTCTGACCCCCCATGCATGCCCCGCCCTTGGCTCCTCTCCTTTTCCTACTCAGGCCCCAGCACCCTGTTCTAGGCTCTTCTCCTGTGTGGATGCTCTTGTGGCTGCTTGGGCTTTGACTCCCTACTCTGGGCCACCCCATGTGGAATCCATTCTCACTCAGCCTGGGCTCCAACACTCACTCCAGGCCACCCCCCTACACAGGTATCTACTTTTCGCTGGCCCACCTAATGGCTATGGGCCAATTTGTtcaagaagggaaggaagggcaaCAGGAAGGCGCATATACTTCTATAAGAAAAAACTGAGTTCCTGAGTTAGTGACCATCCCTTAGtataaataactaataaatatattttaagtatgtattttGTCTTTAACAGGTTATGAAGTTCATGGAATGGAAAAAATACCAGAAGAAGGACCAGCACTTATAATTTTTTATCATGGAGCTATTCCTATAGATTTTTACTACTTCATGGCTAAAATTTTTATCCATAAAGGCAGAACTTGCCGAGTAGTAGCTGAtcactttgtctttaaaattccAGGTAAACTTTCACTGTAGATatgatataaaaatttttaattaacacAATCAAATTTTGTGGAAATCTATGTCTTTGCTGTCTAGTATCATTTAGAAaagctttttgcctttttttcccccttcttctgcctccccctgccccccactcctgttcaagccattgtttctcagtctagttgtgtaggacacagcttcctggcccatgctggtatgatgagccttgcactcccgcacccccaccccaccccaccccaccccggctaaggcagttggtcaccagtccttggtcggccactcacagcaactcacggcagctctcaccagctgcggGCTACTctcgccaacctccggctgctcatagcaggccagctccagggagagccgttgttcacaatcttagctgtagagggtgcagctcactggcccatgtgggaatcgaaccagcgacctcggtgttaggaacagggcgctctaaccatctgagccactgaTCTGGCctgctttttgcctttttatgTAACACACTTGGAACTCCAATTTGGGAGCATGTAATTATCCTGTATaggttatatatttaaatataaaagcattatGGCCCAAATGTtatctaatttctttctttattaacaggtatttagtcattatttttcaaagttgagtcctgaacttttactttaaaaaaaaataaattataacttttGCCAaacaattaatttatattttggtaTAAAATGTCTTGTCTCTTATCATACTTGATTTGCCTGGTAGACTTATGACTCTTAatctttttaatctgtttataAAAGCTGTGtaccttttaaaaaagattaattaaCCAAATCGTTTCAAACAtgatagagtttttaaaaaaataattttaaaataaacttattgagattaaatgagattaaatcttattttcttctgTCACTAAGTGACCAGAAACAAGCCAAAAAGTTTACAGTTTGTTCTctggaataataaaaacaaaagccactCAACCAGACAAACAAACCCCAAGCAGTGAATTAATAACAGTCTACTCCGTGCCTTTTTTCATAGACATGGTTAATGTTTTGGATATCCTAATGTCATTAAGACGTCATTTGTACTTTGGGTATAAACTAAATTGGCTATAAAAGGTTTTTCTTTAGAAAGTAATATGATCACTTTATAATAAACTTGGAAACTAGAGAAAAAATGTCATTATAACTTTACCACCTTAACCTAACCTTTTAATTTGCGTATGTTCACATATTCAAAccattttgatctttttaaaaaaaattaatgttagcaTTAATATTTTACCATGTGTTATGAAGAATGGTTTTTTTTAGTAAACAATAGTTTTAGTAtatgactaaaatatttacttacctAGTTTTCTCTTATGGAACATAAGAGAAATGGTtgctgccatttttctttttatatataatagcATATGAATATTTagcatttggctttttaaaaaaagtttccccTTTATGATATTTATGATCTTATAGTTTATGAAACCTCCCCTGTTCATTCATTGACTGTGAAAATGCATTTAGTTAAGTCAGTGAGCTTTTAATGTAATGTAggatgaaaattatttcaatctGACTAATACTTATAATCTTGCTTCAGATCCTTAAACCTATGAGAAGTTTGGTTAGTCTGCACAGTTTTCACTATCCATTTCCATATTTTCCAGTATCAAGGAATAATGTATACCAACATCAGTGCTCTAAAGTTCCTGTTTAGGATttggttaaaatatttaattacttggtaggattatttttttcatccacaaaTAATTGTAATTAGAAAAACTGTGTAGTATTAATACCTGGAATTGGCTGCTTCTGAATCACTCACTTTATTAAAAACTCTTAAtaattttgctattattattgatttaaaatatttaatcgTGGAGTTAGCatcatctaatttttaatttcagtaggTTTGATTATGGCTTGCAAATTTGGTAGGGCTAAGCATAGTCAGATTCATATTCTCTTGAGTGATTCTCTTTCTTATAGGGTTCATATGCTGATGGGATATCATTTCTGATTGCTCTAATAAATACTGTAGACAATGTTCAGCCATGAGACTCAGTGGAAGGAATTTTGGACTAGACATACCTGGACTGGAATCTCTGCCCTGCCATTTGCTAAATTGTGACTTTGAGCAAGCTACTTAATCTCTGAGCCaacttttcctcatctgtaaaatgaggataagaatTCCTGTTTTCCAAGGTTTTTTGTAAGTTTTAATTAAGAGTTTAAACATGTAAAGTAGCCAGAGTAGTAGGTGATCACTATGGAGGTGATCaatagtaggtgatcaataagACATAGCTGTTACTTTACCAGCAATGTTCATCTTATGTTAACCTTAAGAATTCTTGTTGATTGTAAAGTAAAAAAGAATTTACTGATTACGTATGGAGAGAAAATTATGTAGGTTGTGAAGATATTTGCTTTTGAAGAATTGGGCAAGAAGTACTTAAGATATGTTCATACTAATGTTTCTTACAGGGTTTAGTTTATTACTTGATGTATTTTGTGCTCTACATGGACCAAGagaaaaatgtgttgaaattCTGAGGAGTGGTCACTTGTTAGCTATTTCACCAGGTGGAGTTCGAGAAGCCCTAATTAGTGATGAAACCTACAACATCATATGGGGTAATCGTAAAGGCTTCGCTCAGGTTGCAATTGATGCAAAAGTGGTAAGTTGTATAAAACTACTTACTAAAGTAAAAGTTAGGTtgaatttataataaatgtttaaatagtgAGCCAAAGTATATAGGAATTTAGATACTGTCATTgcagtactttaaaaattagtgtACATAACTCTTAAAACAGTGTACATAACAATAGACGAAATTCCTTGTGGATGAGAAgccatctaaaaaaaaaatcagtctggAAATTTGGCAAATATCcagcagaattttattttacatttcaaaatccaGTTTCTTTTAATCAGATTTGTAAAATTCTTTGTATTCCTtcagttatactttttaaaataagtaataatcaCTCTAGTTCTATGTATTTTAATCCTTTTGTACGATTGAGTTGGCCTATTTTAATGATGGTTGTTGGTTTTCATTGcaattcttttatttgtgaccAATTTATATAACAATAGAACTCAAATAATATATGATTCCTATGATTTTTCATCAGCAAATGTGATCAGCTATCTAATAGTATGAATTAAGATGAGAAATAGATATGGGCATAATTTAGATCTTTTTAAAAGGCTTTACAAGTGAATTtgccaataaaattaaatgttcctTTGGGATTCACTCTAATTAATGTACTTAGTAGACTGAAGAACATGGATGccattttatccttttctttggCTTTGGAAAGTATTTCTCAGCTTTTTGGCCTCCATATTGTACTTTATCCTATGAAACACTTATTTATTACTTATGgaatgtttcttctttgttttctttttgtttgcattttagaTTGTCTATCAGGAAAAGAAACCGTAGTACCTTTGACAAGGTGGTTTTCTTTTCCAGGCCAATTAGAGACAGCTGCCAGTGCTttgacatttcagtttttttgtgtaTCCACTGCTGCTACATAAAGAGGCCAGTCTTCACCCTTAGCTTGCCTGTTCATCTTGCAAATAAGACTgatgattaaaaaggaaaagattgtgGATGTTTCACTCTAATCCAAGACCAGTATTTGAAGAAGAATGgaaattttctcttaattttttaattgcagagttataataaaataaaatgcattgagCTCTATTCTCTCCTGTATGTATATGTAACTCCTAGAAGTAAGTTATTGCTGTAGCACTTTAATACTGTTGTCCTAGTGTAAGAGTTAAATTACTTGCCCAAATGCTTAATAATAgacaacataaaaatttaaacactaCTGTCCTACAGTGGATTATAAACTCTGGGGACAGGGCAATCTCTTTATATTCTGAGTCCTTAGTACAATGACTAGCACTTAGTAGGCTATTTGTACTTGttgtattagattttttttaacacaatgtTAAACACTACTAGAAAGGAGCCTTTTGAATTTAATGTTATGTTACTAGTATTAGttatatagaaaattaatttgtgcacattttattttccaaaaagtcTTAAGTActgatatagaaaacaaaaccttGGGACTATATTAATAATATGGAATAAAAAAGCGTATATGCACAATTGTTCAAAAATTAAAGATAGTCAATGTAATGTATATTAAAGCGATGATAAAAGCTAAAATCTAATCAAAgatagttcaatttttaaaaatattttgaaagaattattttttttaaggtttaagataaaaatgacaaagaCAGATTTGGAATTACATAGATTGATCCTGAGGATTATAATTCCTCATCCTTAAGTTTATAGTTTTAAGGAACATTGCCTGGAAGAAGgcctgaaaaaaattacagagagAAAGGAACTCTTATTCCAATCCTTGAAAGAGTTTCCAGATAATTAAGATAATCTAGATAATATaattaaggtgttttttttttacaaaacttgAGAAAATTTAATAAACAGCCTtttatgaacaaacaaaaatctttaacatTGCTGATTTACAACATAGCGTTGTGAGTTTAATAAGTCTCGTACCACCCCAACCTTTTGTAGTCTTTTAAAGTCTTTATGTTGCTACTCCTGTGCAGTAAGTAGGTGACATACGTAATTATTCCAatgttgcagatgaggaaactcaggcacagagagatgaagggCTGGAGGGATCGGGTCATACAGCAAGGCAGAAGCAGAGCAGAGCACACAGTTCAGGACTGCAGGCAACTGGTGCTGTTGCCATCACTAACTGCATTTCACAGTGAGTCTGCTGACCTTGAGATTAGAGGGGCCTTCTGGATATGTGAGGGAAAGCGTTCAGTCAGTATGGATATAGTTGTAAATGGCTCAAGTATCCCAGCTGGAAAACCGCTTTATAGGCCTCAGAATTATCGTAAACTTTGAGTGAAGATTTAAGACTGTTGTTTCAGGattaactatatttaaattatgaCATAACAAATTAGAGTGAAAAATCAAGATCATCAAttcaaattcacaaaatattggtagaaaatatttaaggTTCATATGAAAGTTATAGCTTTttgatgtaatatatatacatcatTCTTATTTTGTGAGTTCTTGAGAATTAAAAAACTTCGATAAGAATTTTTTAGGTAACTTATCTAACATACCTAAATAACTTGGGGAAGAAATAGCCTATATACtttagttgaaaaacaaaaaacagatgtaaaataaaataacatttgtttcaataaagttgtttatatGTACTATCTCAATCTATAGAAAAAAAACCTTCAAGATAtgataattatccccattttaacatgaaaaaactgagacttagacATGGTAAATAACTTATCAGTGGTTCTCACTTTTTTAGTGGCAAAGTTAAGACTCCAGAGATCATGTTAAGCCGATTCTCCAAGAAtagtttttaacaaaatacacattctctcttgcacacatgtgcacacacatacatacagagacacatgtatacatgtaaaCAGAATTTAATTCTAGGTGGCTTATGCAACTACCTTGTATATAAAGTGTGCACAAAGAAAGGAATGAATAATTGTACTACAGCATCAAGTTGTGATAAAGTAATGCTTGTGGCTTTAAGGCTGCAGCTTGAAAGCAAATGGCCTAGAATGCTGAGCCTCCTAGGGTAAGCTTTCTCCTGTTTAGTAGGTTCTAGAAATGTCCAGCTTCTGGAGAGCTAGCTATTTAAAGGATGATATGTAACCTGAAGAGTCTTTATATAGTGCATACTTCAACACAAACTTTGGAGTTCATGCCAGTTAGTAGACATAAATCCAGCAGTACTGGTCAGAGAAGGCAAAAGCCGAAAGGTTTCTGTTCCTTCTTGGGCATTTGAAGTACATCTTAATGATGTAACTATTTAAAGCATTAGAATTTCAGCtatcactttattttataaaactggtGGTTTCCTAGATCATAATctgaattttttaatgaaagtgtcagtgtattttgtcttatttgtttgctttgtgaaGTAACTCcatcaaattttaaattcatctgactgcttttctctttcgaCTTACCTTTTTCCTAACTGGTTTTAAGATTGCTACTCCCTGTTTCTGACTCTTTGCGTTCAGAGAATACGAACTAATTCATTACAAGCATTGTCTCTCTcttctgtttattcattccttcttcattcttttatcaCACTTTCTTTTAGCATCTAGTCTATTCCAGGCAGTATTCTAGGTGttgggatacagcagtgaacaaaacaatgtcTGTGTGGTTAAGAGTCTTCCTTCTCGGGGAGgatacaataaataaatgctcAGTTAGTTATATGTGAGGTAATAAGTTTTATGAAGAAAGCTATACGTGTAGTCTCTTTTCTTCAGTCCACCACAttttactgttttccaaagctgaATAGGAATGGCTTTTTAAATGTCAGCTTATTTAAATGTCTCAAACCCTGTTCACTGAGACAGGTCATTCTGTATTAAGCAAATACTGATGGTAGATTGTAAGTAAAGTGACACTCACCCCCTCCTCCCAGTTTTATCTATTCTAAAACACtgtttattttggtatattttgtgtatattttaaagtgcTCAATTTTTTAATCTACTTAAGTTCTATCATGGTATAACTTCTTTACATGATCCTTTGTTACTTCATTGTTTTATGACATTTAGTTAaggtcttcatttttaaatttatacttaattattgatactcatgaaaaataaaaaccatgaacTTGTGAGCAGAAATCCTCTAAAATGATTGATAGAaagaattttcatatatatgcttttccttttttttgtggtgagtcttatactttttattgatgttgaacatttttagatttaataAGATCACACCAAAAAATGGTATTTTGCTAATTTCATGACAGCATCTTGCcaaaatttgtcatttaaatttatacaaaGTTCCAGGTAGAATTTCTGTCATATAACTTCCTTCagtgaggttaaaaataattgcaaaaactgcaattacttttgaaccaacctgATATTTAGTAGCCCCTAAAACCAATTTAATTTcccacattcattttatttaattaaattaatgattATAATCTTTGAGTGTCAAAGGTTTATGTGGAATGATAGAACGTTggtaaatgaaatattatacattaCCACTAGAGGGTAGTGTTTCCTGTTTATATTTCTCCAAATGATCTAGTCTGATAAATCACACTAGTGATAAAAgtgtatcttatttttaaaataccttattttCATAATCTTAAACAGGTCCTTAAAAGTTTACATTAGTGACTCAATGGAGACATTGAATGgattattatatttactttttaattcaaattctcTCTTTAGCCCATTATTCCTATGTTTACACAAAATATTCGAGAAGGATTTAGATCACTTGGAGGAACAAGTAAGTTTTGGTTCATATGgtttttctaattataatatattatttacaatgtaatattttaaatgggcTTTTGAATTCTGTAAGGGTTCAAAAGTTAGATGTTTTTCTATTTagatgtttttctatttaaagtCTAAATGATAACTGGTTATAAGTAATGACAGTTTTTAGATGATAGGTTTTCATTAAGTCTCATACATACTGAAGCTTATTTCTTGGGCTCTTTAAAATTACAGAGAATATTATCTAATTTACTGTATTAAAACATGTTGTTGAAGGTTAGGACAAATTTACATATAACCCAGGCTGTCTTCCTAACTCACCCTTGAAGTTACAGCTTTAAAAATGGATGACAATATGGTattgaattaaaatgaacaacCTAAGGAGATACAATTTCCCTTGGTTTATTTCtgttaggttttttgtttttaaaatattttgaaccgtgatacatttacattgaaaagtTCTTTTTGCTGACTTATAATTTATTGATAACAAAATAAGTTCTGAATCTAGTTATGAGGTGATAACatttaaatgtgcttttctttgcaatgtctctgttgtttttttattttaaaattatcagtttatttttataccctatgctttatatatttggttGATTATATTTTATGTCCGTAGTGttttattagtgtttttctaTCCACATTCAAGTCTTCTCCCAAAAAacttctcttgcttcttttatgTCCAATGTTGGTGTACTGTTGGTATTCCATTATGTTTTTAGGTCttactttcttttgttctttttttttttttttttcaaaaagtggaAAGGTGGGTTGATGTGATGTTTAACTTTTCTTGTGGAATTATTCCAATTTTCCGTCAGATCGTTTCTTCTGAATTTGTAAGTTGCAAACTGAAATTAttcctaattttgtttctttaattgcaaagtggttttaaaattatttttgactgCTTTTAACTTTGATAGTTGATTATCTCAAAAATTTAGtgtccagtgattttttttttaccgtTACTTTGAGTCTTATGGTGTATTCTGTGATTCCATATGtaaacagtgttttaaactccCAGTACAATTCATGATTTATGTATTCCATGTTGCTTGCCTTTCttggattcattttttaaaaacttagtcaTATAATCCATCAGTTTACATTATCACCACTTTTAATCTTGCTAAATTTTATACCTGGTCACTTGCATTAGTAACTCTTGTCTTTGTTACATTATTCCTAATTTGCAATAATATTTTTAGTGTTTACTGAGTTTATTAATGCATTTTAGTCTCAtgtttatgtgaattttttttgcacttccatttttttccctttttttcccatATAAGTCACATATTTGTGAGTTTCTTGACTTTAGCTCTAGTTTTTGGTTTCAGTCTTTACCCTTTGCAATACTAGTAATTggtttgccttttaaaattctcatgtttttaaaagctcatcttttttaaaattaatagaccttatttttgaccatttttaggtttacaggaaaattgag
Proteins encoded:
- the TMEM68 gene encoding DGAT1/2-independent enzyme synthesizing storage lipids isoform X3; protein product: MIDKNQTCGIGQDSMPYVTCLIHIFEEWFGVEQLEDYLNFANYLLWVFTPLILLILPYFTIFLLYLTIIFLHIYKRKNVLKEAYSHNLWDGARKTVATLWDGHAAVWHGYEVHGMEKIPEEGPALIIFYHGAIPIDFYYFMAKIFIHKGRTCRVVADHFVFKIPGFSLLLDVFCALHGPREKCVEILRSGHLLAISPGGVREALISDETYNIIWGNRKGFAQVAIDAKVMRKLRHREMKGWRDRVIQQGRSRAEHTVQDCRQLVLLPSLTAFHTHYSYVYTKYSRRI